One stretch of Punica granatum isolate Tunisia-2019 chromosome 5, ASM765513v2, whole genome shotgun sequence DNA includes these proteins:
- the LOC116208441 gene encoding eukaryotic translation initiation factor 2D isoform X1, whose product MFKKAFEAKNQQRLSGADKKKLRRTLRDKLPRASDSDFDALLPPKTEVTVAKLQNRVHVYTVEGGFPMFFDVDGRGSEIFPTVYALWKAPEILPAFTLKGGEVSRFIIGGADLMFPGISVPLEGLPSFTAGEPWAIKVPGNPAPIAVGATTMSSTEAIKAGLRGKALRITHHYGDLLWQSAESHFVPNAGFLEDMVFEDPAFSSSSQASESCEAISVAFSDQQNDVEYKMSETASDMSVNPGDKLIPVISKDASKDSDQQLATDIGHLEVTDTVSADGSSAKGLHNANAEDVDTLLDKCLLQALHTTVKDKDLPMPGSTLWSSHVLPCRPSGVTLDIKKSSYKKLSKWLQAKSVAGLITVKEDKYKKEVVLLSVNRNIAEYTMFKPERRLVVKAEQLGDHAAGENKTLEVVEVFKSSVHVNAIFASVGAEKEKLYTASEASDVVFRYIDQENLVKPTDKSIVVLDAILCDALFKGSIKKGSAYPTEVRKKDLGSMFISRMQPHHLVRRGGDLVVRKGALKDIQIMTERRQGNKKVTRLSGLETFMVDPEALASELQKKFACSTTVAELPGKKGYEVLLQGGVIEDLARHLIEQYGIPKKYIEVLDKTKK is encoded by the exons ATGTTCAAGAAGGCGTTCGAGGCTAAGAACCAGCAGAGGCTGTCTGGAGCTGATAAGAAGAAGCTCCGAAGAACCCTCCGCGACAAGCTCCCCAGAGCCTCCGACTCTGATTTTGATGCCCTTCTTCCTCCTAAG ACAGAGGTAACTGTTGCAAAGCTTCAAAATCGGGTGCATGTGTATACTGTGGAAGGAGGATTTCCCATGTTCTTCGATGTTGATGGAAGAGGCTCCGAGATATTCCCCACAG TTTATGCTTTGTGGAAAGCCCCTGAAATCTTACCTGCTTTCACACTTAAAGGAGGGGAGGTTTCTCGCTTTATCATTGGAGGAGCGGATTTGATGTTTCCTGGGATAAGTGTACCGCTTGAAGGCCTTCCTTCTTTTACAGCTGGCGAACCATGGGCAATAAAAGTTCCTGGTAACCCAGCTCCAATTGCC GTTGGAGCTACCACCATGAGTAGCACTGAAGCAATAAAAGCTGGATTGCGTGGAAAGGCTTTAAGGATAACTCATCACTATGGAGATTTACTTTG GCAATCAGCGGAGAGCCACTTTGTGCCAAATGCCGGGTTCTTAGAGGACATGGTTTTTGAGGATCCTGCTTTTTCATCATCTTCTCAAGCTTCAGAATCTTGTGAAGCTATTAGTGTGGCCTTTAGTGATCAACAGAATGATGTTGAATATAAAATGTCTGAAACTGCTAGTGATATGAGTGTAAATCCAGGTGACAAACTGATTCCGGTGATAAGCAAGGATGCTAGTAAAGATAGTGATCAACAGCTAGCCACAGATATTGGTCACCTTGAGGTAACAGATACTGTTTCTGCTGATGGATCAAGTGCTAAAGGGCTTCATAATGCCAATGCTGAGGATGTTGATACACTTCTCGACAAATGCCTTTTGCAAGCCTTGCATACAACAGTTAAGGATAAAGACCTTCCAATGCCTGGAAGCACTCTATG GTCAAGTCATGTATTACCCTGCAGGCCTTCAGGTGTCACCTTAGATATCAAGAAATCATCGTACAAAAAATTGTCAAAGTGGTTGCAGGCCAAGTCAGTGGCAGGATTG ATTACTGTGAAAGAAGACAAGTACAAGAAGGAAGTCGTATTGTTAAGTGTCAACCGCAATATTGCTGAGTACACAATGTTCAAGCCAGAAAGGCGGCTTGTGGTTAAAGCTGAGCAATTGGGTGATCATGCTGCTGGTGAAAATAAAACTCTTGAGGTTGTTGAGGTCTTTAAGTCAAGCGTCCATGTCAACGCCATTTTCGCTTCTGTTGGAGCTGAAAAGGAAAAGCTTTATACTGCCTCAGAAGCTTCTGATGTCGTATTTAGGTATATTGACCAAGAAAATCTGGTCAAGCCGACTGATAAGTCCATTGTGGTTTTGGATGCAATCCTATGTGATGCTCTTTTTAAAGGTTCCATAAAGAAGGGATCAGCATATCCTACTGAAGTTCGTAAAAAAGATTTAGGGTCGATGTTCATTAGCCGTATGCAACCGCATCATTTGGTGAGAAGAGGTGGGGATTTAGTTGTCAGAAAAGGAGCCCTTAAAGATATTCAGATAATGACAGAACGGAGGCAGGGCAATAAGAAAGTGACAAGACTCTCGGGTTTGGAAACATTCATGGTGGATCCCGAGGCACTGGCATCAGAGCTACAAAAGAAATTTGCCTGCAGCACGACTGTGGCAGAACTTCCAG GGAAAAAGGGATACGAGGTTCTGCTCCAAGGTGGTGTGATTGAAGATCTGGCAAGACATCTCATCGAACAGTATGGGATCCCGAAGAAGTATATAGAAGTTCTTgacaaaacaaagaaatga
- the LOC116208441 gene encoding eukaryotic translation initiation factor 2D isoform X2 has protein sequence MFKKAFEAKNQQRLSGADKKKLRRTLRDKLPRASDSDFDALLPPKTEVTVAKLQNRVHVYTVEGGFPMFFDVDGRGSEIFPTGGEVSRFIIGGADLMFPGISVPLEGLPSFTAGEPWAIKVPGNPAPIAVGATTMSSTEAIKAGLRGKALRITHHYGDLLWQSAESHFVPNAGFLEDMVFEDPAFSSSSQASESCEAISVAFSDQQNDVEYKMSETASDMSVNPGDKLIPVISKDASKDSDQQLATDIGHLEVTDTVSADGSSAKGLHNANAEDVDTLLDKCLLQALHTTVKDKDLPMPGSTLWSSHVLPCRPSGVTLDIKKSSYKKLSKWLQAKSVAGLITVKEDKYKKEVVLLSVNRNIAEYTMFKPERRLVVKAEQLGDHAAGENKTLEVVEVFKSSVHVNAIFASVGAEKEKLYTASEASDVVFRYIDQENLVKPTDKSIVVLDAILCDALFKGSIKKGSAYPTEVRKKDLGSMFISRMQPHHLVRRGGDLVVRKGALKDIQIMTERRQGNKKVTRLSGLETFMVDPEALASELQKKFACSTTVAELPGKKGYEVLLQGGVIEDLARHLIEQYGIPKKYIEVLDKTKK, from the exons ATGTTCAAGAAGGCGTTCGAGGCTAAGAACCAGCAGAGGCTGTCTGGAGCTGATAAGAAGAAGCTCCGAAGAACCCTCCGCGACAAGCTCCCCAGAGCCTCCGACTCTGATTTTGATGCCCTTCTTCCTCCTAAG ACAGAGGTAACTGTTGCAAAGCTTCAAAATCGGGTGCATGTGTATACTGTGGAAGGAGGATTTCCCATGTTCTTCGATGTTGATGGAAGAGGCTCCGAGATATTCCCCACAG GAGGGGAGGTTTCTCGCTTTATCATTGGAGGAGCGGATTTGATGTTTCCTGGGATAAGTGTACCGCTTGAAGGCCTTCCTTCTTTTACAGCTGGCGAACCATGGGCAATAAAAGTTCCTGGTAACCCAGCTCCAATTGCC GTTGGAGCTACCACCATGAGTAGCACTGAAGCAATAAAAGCTGGATTGCGTGGAAAGGCTTTAAGGATAACTCATCACTATGGAGATTTACTTTG GCAATCAGCGGAGAGCCACTTTGTGCCAAATGCCGGGTTCTTAGAGGACATGGTTTTTGAGGATCCTGCTTTTTCATCATCTTCTCAAGCTTCAGAATCTTGTGAAGCTATTAGTGTGGCCTTTAGTGATCAACAGAATGATGTTGAATATAAAATGTCTGAAACTGCTAGTGATATGAGTGTAAATCCAGGTGACAAACTGATTCCGGTGATAAGCAAGGATGCTAGTAAAGATAGTGATCAACAGCTAGCCACAGATATTGGTCACCTTGAGGTAACAGATACTGTTTCTGCTGATGGATCAAGTGCTAAAGGGCTTCATAATGCCAATGCTGAGGATGTTGATACACTTCTCGACAAATGCCTTTTGCAAGCCTTGCATACAACAGTTAAGGATAAAGACCTTCCAATGCCTGGAAGCACTCTATG GTCAAGTCATGTATTACCCTGCAGGCCTTCAGGTGTCACCTTAGATATCAAGAAATCATCGTACAAAAAATTGTCAAAGTGGTTGCAGGCCAAGTCAGTGGCAGGATTG ATTACTGTGAAAGAAGACAAGTACAAGAAGGAAGTCGTATTGTTAAGTGTCAACCGCAATATTGCTGAGTACACAATGTTCAAGCCAGAAAGGCGGCTTGTGGTTAAAGCTGAGCAATTGGGTGATCATGCTGCTGGTGAAAATAAAACTCTTGAGGTTGTTGAGGTCTTTAAGTCAAGCGTCCATGTCAACGCCATTTTCGCTTCTGTTGGAGCTGAAAAGGAAAAGCTTTATACTGCCTCAGAAGCTTCTGATGTCGTATTTAGGTATATTGACCAAGAAAATCTGGTCAAGCCGACTGATAAGTCCATTGTGGTTTTGGATGCAATCCTATGTGATGCTCTTTTTAAAGGTTCCATAAAGAAGGGATCAGCATATCCTACTGAAGTTCGTAAAAAAGATTTAGGGTCGATGTTCATTAGCCGTATGCAACCGCATCATTTGGTGAGAAGAGGTGGGGATTTAGTTGTCAGAAAAGGAGCCCTTAAAGATATTCAGATAATGACAGAACGGAGGCAGGGCAATAAGAAAGTGACAAGACTCTCGGGTTTGGAAACATTCATGGTGGATCCCGAGGCACTGGCATCAGAGCTACAAAAGAAATTTGCCTGCAGCACGACTGTGGCAGAACTTCCAG GGAAAAAGGGATACGAGGTTCTGCTCCAAGGTGGTGTGATTGAAGATCTGGCAAGACATCTCATCGAACAGTATGGGATCCCGAAGAAGTATATAGAAGTTCTTgacaaaacaaagaaatga